The following proteins are co-located in the Solanum pennellii chromosome 1, SPENNV200 genome:
- the LOC107007806 gene encoding serine--tRNA ligase has product MLDINLFREDKGHNPEIIRESQRRRFADVDLVDQVIQLDKEWRQRQFEVDNLRKDFNKINREVAKLKISGEDASQKIKDTAENKQLTAKKEAEVQEARAALYSKLEIIGNLVHDSVPVSNDEANNAVVRTWGERRTEKGLKNHVDLVEALGIADITKGANVAGGRGYYLKGDGVRLNQALINFALDFLEKRKYTPLQTPFFMRKDIMAKCAQLAQFDEELYKVTGEGDDKYLIATAEQPLCAYHLDDWIHPSQLPLRYAGYSSCFRKEAGSHGRDTLGIFRVHQFEKVEQFCLTSPNGNDSWDMHEEMIKNSEEFFQQLNIPYQIVAIVSGALNDAAAKKYDLEGWYPASSAYRELVSCSNCTDYQSRKLEIRFGQKKGNEQAKQYVHLLNSTLTATERTMCCILENNQREDGVEIPEVLRPYMGGKTFMPFQAPPAKEAKGKKSKA; this is encoded by the exons ATGTTGGACATAAATCTCTTCAGAGAAGATAAGGGACACAATCCCGAAATCATTCGTGAATCCCAGCGTCGTCGGTTTGCTGATGTCGATCTTGTCGATCAGGTCATCCAACTTGATAAAGAATGGCGTCAGC GCCAGTTTGAGGTTGATAACTTGCGGAAAGATTTCAACAAGATCAACAGAGAAGTTGCCAAGCTCAAAATT TCTGGTGAGGATGCAAGTCAAAAAATTAAGGACACTGCAGAGAACAAGCAACTAACTGCAAAGAAAGAGGCAGAAGTACAAGAGGCTCGAGCCGCTTTATATTCAAAGCTGGAAATCATTGGTAACCTTGTGCATGATTCAGTGCCAGTTAGTAATGATGAG GCAAATAATGCTGTAGTTCGAACATGGGGAGAGAGGCGGACTGAGAAGGGTCTTAAAAACCATGTTGATCTCGTGGAAGCTCTTGGAATTGCAGACATAACCAAGG gtGCAAATGTTGCTGGAGGAAGAGGTTACTATCTGAAAGGGGATGGTGTACGTCTTAACCAAgcattaattaattttgctcTTGATTTCCTGGAGAAGAGGAAATATACTCCATTGCAGACTCCGTTCTTCATGAGGAAAGATATTATGGCAAAGTGTGCTCAGTTAGCTCAGTTTGATGAAGAACTCTACAAG GTCACCGGTGAAGGGGATGACAAATATCTGATTGCCACTGCTGAACAACCTCTGTGTGCTTATCATTTGGATGACTGGATTCATCCTTCACAGCTTCCGTTAAG GTATGCTGGATACTCGTCATGCTTCCGCAAGGAAGCTGGTTCACATGGCCGCGACACACTTGGAATTTTTAGAGTCCATCAGTTTGAGAAAGTGGAACAGTTTTGTTTAACCAGTCCAAATGGCAATGACTCCTGGGACATGCATGAGGAGATGATTAAGAACTCTGAGGAATTCTTTCAGCAG CTAAACATTCCTTACCAAATTGTGGCTATTGTTTCTGGCGCACTGAATGATGCAGCAGCAAAGAAGTATGATCTGGAAGGGTGGTACCCTGCATCATCGGCTTATAGAGAGCTTGTGTCCTGCTCAAACTGCACAGACTATCAGTCAAGGAAATTGGAAATTCGGTTTGGACAGAAGAAG GGTAATGAGCAAGCGAAGCAGTATGTGCATTTATTGAACTCCACCCTTACAGCGACAGAGAGGACTATGTGCTGTATACTTGAGAACAACCAGAGGGAGGATGGAGTTGAAATTCCTGAGGTTCTACGACCATACATGGGTGGGAAGACATTCATGCCTTTCCAGGCCCCTCCAGCGAAAGAAGCTAAAGGAAAGAAGTCAAAGGCATGA
- the LOC107022452 gene encoding protein YIPF1 homolog, whose protein sequence is MMSSNYTAIDSQNVSGSVPAAAGPPGQVAVKFTESNLQTFPPSSSQGKISGASGPPRDADDSFSKPVSGSDEPQQSGWFRAFTIAAYKPYFDVDTSDVLERIKDSLLPFTGSFSEKTADRPDLYGPFWICSTLVFVAASIGTFITYIAHKLQNKEWNYDINLITWSAGLFYGYSTIVPLCLFLVLKYFSAPSGLVQLLCLYGYSLFVFIPALCLSLVPWEIVRWVVAGVAGFMSATFVALNLKHHIASAGERWFFIVAAIFLLQLALALVLRVYLFNVTV, encoded by the exons ATGATGTCCAGCAATTACACCGCAATTGATAGTCAGAATGTTTCAGGATCTGTTCCT GCAGCTGCAGGTCCACCTGGTCAAGTTGCCGTCAAATTCACTG AGTCGAATTTGCAGACATTTCCACCTTCCAGTTCCCAGGGGAAAATCTCTGGTGCTTCTGGACCTCCACGTGATGCTGACG ATTCATTCTCTAAGCCAGTATCTGGTTCTGACGAGCCTCAGCAGAGTGGTTGGTTTCGCGCTTTCACTATTGCTGCTTATAAGCCCTATTTTGATGTTGATACCTCTGATGTTCTAGAGAGGATAAAAGATTCTCTCCTTCCTTTCACTGGGTCCTTTTCGGAGAAGACTGCCGATAGGCCAGATTT GTATGGCCCGTTTTGGATATGCAGTACCTTGGTTTTTGTTGCGGCTTCCATTGGTACATTTATTACCTATATAGCACACAAGCTACAGAACAAGGAGTGGAACTATGACATCAACCTTATCACTTGGTCCGCGGGTTTATTCTATGGTTATTCCACTATAGTTCCTCTTTGCTTGTTTCTAGTCCTCAAGTACTTCTCTGCCCCATCTGGCCTCGTTCAGTTGCTGTGCCTTTATGGCTATTCCCTTTTTGTCTTCATTCCAGCATTG TGTCTGTCTCTTGTTCCCTGGGAGATAGTGAGATGGGTGGTTGCTGGTGTAGCTGGCTTCATGTCTGCTACATTTGTTGCTCTTAATCTGAAACACCACATAGCATCAGCTGGCGAAAGGTGGTTCTTCATTGTGGCTGCTATCTTCCTGTTGCAACTTGCTCTTGCTTTGGTACTGAGGGTTTACTTATTCAACGTTACAGTATAG